Proteins encoded together in one Bacteroidota bacterium window:
- a CDS encoding YitT family protein: protein MIAENQPKDKFLSKRWLRNYSLIVIGSFILAVAYVYFITPYRIVPGGVYGISIVIHYLTPHVFAFAPEGFPIGLMGLLLNIPLTILGVRILGPLFGVKTVVGFVLSSFFIDGLTAIWGYQPLVPNDALLSSIFGGVLSGFALGLIFKAKATSGGSDIVAMIFAKYTRLPLGQLMIYVDSTIVLVGLIAFGDWRIPLYSWIVIYVTGKVIDAVMQGIGYDKSLLIISDHYEEIRHKILFDLSRGATALKAEGMYEGKEKKVIFTNVSRRELAILQEYIKGIDADAFLTVFDANEIIGNGFKTFSDL from the coding sequence TGATTGTAATTGGCTCATTTATTTTAGCAGTTGCTTATGTGTATTTTATTACACCTTATAGAATTGTTCCTGGGGGTGTATATGGCATCAGTATTGTAATCCATTATTTAACTCCCCATGTGTTTGCTTTTGCCCCTGAAGGATTCCCGATTGGATTAATGGGGTTGCTGTTAAATATCCCTCTGACCATATTGGGCGTGAGAATTCTCGGGCCTTTGTTTGGGGTAAAAACAGTTGTAGGATTTGTACTTTCTTCATTTTTTATTGATGGGCTAACAGCAATTTGGGGTTATCAACCTTTGGTTCCCAATGATGCATTATTATCTTCTATTTTTGGCGGTGTATTATCTGGGTTTGCTTTAGGTTTGATATTTAAGGCAAAAGCAACCTCAGGTGGTTCCGATATTGTTGCCATGATTTTTGCCAAATATACCAGGCTTCCTTTGGGGCAATTGATGATCTATGTCGATTCCACAATTGTGTTGGTCGGATTGATCGCCTTTGGCGATTGGAGGATTCCTTTGTATTCCTGGATCGTAATTTACGTTACCGGTAAAGTGATTGATGCAGTCATGCAGGGTATCGGTTATGACAAGTCCCTGCTGATTATTTCAGACCATTACGAGGAAATCAGGCATAAGATATTATTCGATCTTAGCCGTGGAGCCACTGCTTTGAAAGCCGAAGGCATGTATGAAGGAAAAGAAAAAAAAGTGATTTTTACCAATGTGAGCCGCCGGGAACTGGCAATTTTACAGGAATATATTAAGGGAATAGATGCTGATGCCTTCCTTACTGTTTTTGATGCCAATGAAATTATTGGCAACGGGTTCAAGACATTTAGTGATTTATAA